AGACCCTGTTTGCCTCCGTTTTCGTCTTTGTGGTCATCCCGCTGGGCGCGGGCGTCCTGACGCACAGGCATTTCATCGAGTCGGATCGGCCGGAATCGATCGACAAGCTCGCCAACCGGCTCAAGCCCGCATCGATCGTGGGGCTGCTTCTTACCGTCATATTGCTCTTCGGGTTTCAGGCAGAGACCATCATCGCCAATCCCATTCGCGTCGCACTCATTGCCGTTCCGCTGCTGATACAGAGCTACGGGATTTTTGCCATTGCCTACGCGCTCGCACGCGCATTGAAACTCCCGTTCAATGTCGCCGCGCCGGCGGCCATGATCGGCACTTCGAACTTCTTCGAGCTTGCCGTGGCGGTTGCCATCAGCCTTTTCGGGCTCTCTTCGGGCGCCGCACTGGCGACCGTCGTGGGCGTGCTCATCGAGGTGCCCGTGATGCTCTCGCTGGTCGCCTTTGCCAACCGGACGCGGGACTGGTTTCCCGAAGCGGCACACGCCTGAGGAGCAGCCATGAACCGCGTCATCTTTGCCTGCGTGCACAATGCCGGCCGCTCCCAGATGGCGGCGGCCTTCTTCAATGCGCTCTGCCGGAGCCCCGAGTGGCAGGGCGTTTCGGCAGGCACCCAGCCCGCCGACCACGTGCATCCCGAGGTGCTCGAAGTGATGAAGGAAGCGGGCATCGATCTCTCGGATGCGCGCCCGCAAAAACTCACCGAGGAGCTCTGCGCCGACGCGAAGCTGCTCATCACCATGGGCTGCGGCGAGAACTGTCCCTACGTTCCGGGCCTGGAAACACGCGACTGGCCGCTGCCCGACCCCAAAGGGAAGGGTCTGGCGCAGGTTCGGGAAATTCAAGCCGAGGTGCGCAGGCGCGTCAAAGCACTGGTGGATGAGATCGCGGCCTGAGTTTTCCCCGTTCCGTCCGATTCCTCTAGACTGTTTTCATGCGATGGATTCTGGCAGCGATGCTTGCGTTCGTGATCAGTGGGTGCAGCGCGGACATGGACGAGTATCTCGATGAGGCCCGGCGCTTTGTCGATCCCGCCCAGCGGATGTGGCCGGGCTCGCGTGAACCGGCTGAATCGCAGAAACAGCCCACCCCGGCCGAAGAAGAGGCTCCGCCCGAAGAACCCCGGACCGCACAGGTCGAGCCTGAAAAGGCGGAACCCGCCGACGAACCCGAAGAGGAAAAGGGCGCCGCCAGCGATCCCACCCGCATCGTGTTTCGCTACACCGACGACGCCGGAAATTTGAAATTCGTTGCCGGCATCGACAGCGTGCCGCCCAAATACCGCCCGCGCGTGCGGGTAGTCGACGGGCGCAAGCTCAATACCTATCAGAGCGGCCCGGCGCCTGCGCCCGTTGCAAGCTCAGCCGCGCCGAGCGCGAGCAGCACCCTGCGCGGGCGTCCCGGCGGGGAGTGGAATTCCAACCAGATCCGGTGGGTGCCGCTTTCACAGGCAAAAACCTCCGCCCGCCGCCTGCAGCGGCCCGTTCTGCTGGTGGTCTACACCGACTGGTGCCCTCATTGTAAGGAGTTCGAAACGCAGTTCGAGGATCAACAGGTGGCCGAACTGGCACAGCGCTTTGTCATGGCGCGCGGCAATTCCGACGAAATGGATGTACTGGATCGCAGCTACGCGCCCGACGGTCGCTACATTCCGCGTATGCTCGTTCTCTCACCCACCGGGAAGCTCGACACCGAGCTCAACGACGGCGGCGAAGACGCCTACTACTGGGGCAGCACCTCACCCAAAGGAATCCTGCGCGCAATGCGCAAGGCGATCAAGAAATACGGCAACTAGGCTTTGACGCCCTTGGCGGCCCAGTCGGGGCGCTCGACTTCGAAAACCTCGCGGGTCTTTCCGTAGAGCTGGCCGGCCAGGCGTGAGAGCGGGTGGAGCTTTTCGATGTCGACCCACTTCTTTTCGTCATCCCAGACCGAATCGGCAATGTGGAACTTCACCACTTCGGCGATGATCAGGCCGTTCAGGGGCTTGGGCTTTCCGCACCAGACGATCTGGTCGAGCTTGCACTCAAACTGAATCGGGCACTCGGCAATGCGCGGGGCGCTCACAATGTCGGAATCCACGGGCGTCAGACCCGTCTTTTCGATCTCCGATTCGTCGGGAGCGAACTCCGTGGAACTCAGCGTGACGAGTTCGGCCTGATCCTCGGTAGGGATGTTTACAACGAAGTCTCCGGTCTCCTCGATGTTGCGCAGCGAGTCCTTCTTGACGAGCTGGTCGCCCCAGCGGCGGTGCCCGATGCTCACCGAGATCATGGGCGGCTTCGAGGTGATTCCCTGGAAATAGGAAAAGGGCGCCAGGTTGGTGGAGCCGTCCTTTCCACGGGTGGAGATCCACGCGATGGGCCGGGGCACGATGGCCGAGATCATCAAAAAATAGAGTTCCTTGCCCGATGCCTGGGCGGGGTCGATTTCGATCATGGGGTGGGTCTCCTTGGCGCGTGGGCTCGTCTCACTGGCGCGCATCTTAGGGGGCGGGGTTGCTGGGCGTCCATCCGGTCCGCTGTGTCGCTTTGCGTCACCCCGAGATTCCTGATAATAAAGTAATTTCAGGCACTTAGATTTGTGATTTGGATTAATCCTTGCGAAGAGCCCAATGATTTTAGTAGCTTCGCGCGCATGCAAGTTGGCGGGAAACCACGGCGGGAGCAAGCCGCGGTTTGAAGGGGACGTTATGAACGCCATTCGGAAGGTCGTCGTCTGCGAGGACGATGCCGTTACCCAGCGCTACCTCCAAAAAGTGATCGCCCTGATTCCGGACACGGAGGTTCACCTCTTTTCGAGCGTGGGTA
This is a stretch of genomic DNA from Chrysiogenia bacterium. It encodes these proteins:
- a CDS encoding flavin reductase family protein; this encodes MIEIDPAQASGKELYFLMISAIVPRPIAWISTRGKDGSTNLAPFSYFQGITSKPPMISVSIGHRRWGDQLVKKDSLRNIEETGDFVVNIPTEDQAELVTLSSTEFAPDESEIEKTGLTPVDSDIVSAPRIAECPIQFECKLDQIVWCGKPKPLNGLIIAEVVKFHIADSVWDDEKKWVDIEKLHPLSRLAGQLYGKTREVFEVERPDWAAKGVKA
- a CDS encoding thioredoxin family protein, encoding MRWILAAMLAFVISGCSADMDEYLDEARRFVDPAQRMWPGSREPAESQKQPTPAEEEAPPEEPRTAQVEPEKAEPADEPEEEKGAASDPTRIVFRYTDDAGNLKFVAGIDSVPPKYRPRVRVVDGRKLNTYQSGPAPAPVASSAAPSASSTLRGRPGGEWNSNQIRWVPLSQAKTSARRLQRPVLLVVYTDWCPHCKEFETQFEDQQVAELAQRFVMARGNSDEMDVLDRSYAPDGRYIPRMLVLSPTGKLDTELNDGGEDAYYWGSTSPKGILRAMRKAIKKYGN
- a CDS encoding arsenical-resistance protein, translating into TLFASVFVFVVIPLGAGVLTHRHFIESDRPESIDKLANRLKPASIVGLLLTVILLFGFQAETIIANPIRVALIAVPLLIQSYGIFAIAYALARALKLPFNVAAPAAMIGTSNFFELAVAVAISLFGLSSGAALATVVGVLIEVPVMLSLVAFANRTRDWFPEAAHA
- a CDS encoding arsenate reductase ArsC → MNRVIFACVHNAGRSQMAAAFFNALCRSPEWQGVSAGTQPADHVHPEVLEVMKEAGIDLSDARPQKLTEELCADAKLLITMGCGENCPYVPGLETRDWPLPDPKGKGLAQVREIQAEVRRRVKALVDEIAA